One stretch of Plasmodium vivax chromosome 8, whole genome shotgun sequence DNA includes these proteins:
- a CDS encoding protein phosphatase 2C, putative (encoded by transcript PVX_094695A): MITTFFPLLVVLLNNMLTCYPKRLAHSVYAVAPINSKRKMNYLLKKEDCYFYRQNLNFFSKEFEKKLKKNKKTKNELGMKDSIMDKLSFLPTQGGHKSSNFTNTKCDTQLSNNFSKELNFVTKLPCTFLKNKVTFNFFNMANSVYLKYKIKKNILFSFNKKAFCSSGKHSILTNYKIIKHPDKVESEDCCLNGKGFMAIADGVGSWIRHGVNPRKYPEKFLQLLQKKMDENENMKIEDVLNYAYLNNDIEGSTTVCLIIFNNNSTISTAVIGDSQFILIRNDNIIYRSKPQQYEFNFPYQLGSNEVSKPNDADIAHIEVKKNDIIVAGSDGLWDNLYDNQILNLVKQNNFSSLSEKIANEAFNYSKMKRWMSPYINNYNKEFKCHKTGGKMDDITVSCALIC; encoded by the coding sequence ATGATCAccacatttttccccctgctgGTCGTGCTCCTAAATAATATGCTCACGTGCTATCCAAAGCGACTCGCTCACTCCGTGTATGCTGTAGCGCCTATAAATtcgaagaggaaaatgaaCTATTTgctgaaaaaagaagattgCTACTTTTACCGTCAGaaccttaattttttttccaaagaattcgagaaaaaattaaaaaagaataagaaaacgaaaaatgaaCTGGGAATGAAGGATAGCATTATGGATAAGCTATCTTTCTTGCCAACCCAAGGTGGCCACAAAAGCTCCAATTTCACAAACACGAAATGTGACACACAGCTTAGCAATAACTTCTCCAAGGAACTTAATTTTGTAACCAAGTTGCCTTGCAccttcttaaaaaataaagtcacctttaacttttttaacatgGCAAACAGTGTAtatttgaaatataaaattaaaaaaaatattcttttctcctttaaTAAAAAGGCCTTCTGCTCAAGTGGAAAACATTCCATTTTgacaaattataaaattattaaacacCCAGATAAGGTAGAAAGTGAAGATTGCTGTTTGAATGGGAAGGGATTTATGGCCATTGCTGATGGTGTAGGCTCATGGATCAGGCATGGAGTAAATCCGAGAAAATATCCcgaaaaatttttacaacttttacaaaaaaaaatggatgaaaatgaaaatatgaaaattgaAGATGTGCTCAACTATGCCTATCTAAATAATGACATCGAAGGATCAACCACCGTTTGTCTAATTATCTTTAATAACAATAGCACCATCTCCACGGCTGTCATTGGAGACTCCCAATTTATTCTCATTCGAAATGATAATATCATTTACCGCTCAAAACCGCAGCAGTATGAGTTTAATTTCCCCTACCAGTTGGGAAGTAATGAAGTGAGCAAGCCAAATGATGCTGACATTGCCCACatagaagtaaaaaaaaatgacatcatCGTTGCAGGGTCGGATGGACTGTGGGATAATTTGTATGATAatcaaatattaaatttggTCAAGCAGAATAACTTTTCCTCCCTGTCGGAGAAAATTGCCAATGAGGCCTTTAACTACTCGAAAATGAAGCGGTGGATGTCTCCCTACATAAACAACTACAACAAGGAGTTTAAGTGCCACAAAACGGGCGGCAAAATGGATGACATCACTGTTTCCTGCGCGCTCATATGCTGA
- a CDS encoding hypothetical protein, conserved (encoded by transcript PVX_094700A), whose translation MDAHLTHYAQSKYDGLFVKNKHCYYKIHLANTRYEIIKRVVDESEKWIEADPDSTDWDVIWLDTSISDDRFRKLKKFQKINHFIGMKGITRKDELCKNLKKMKKNFPQSYNFFPLTWILPNEISDFKNYFKKESGSKTYIVKLKNSCQGKGIYLTKTLDNINKYDSCVIQKYIHKPLLINGLKFDIRLYVLVTGCDPLRIFLHEDGLVRFSIEKYKLPKSKNLKQVNMHLTNFSINKKSDKFENSPNPDDATMGHKRSWKAFLQKLKEEGLPMDSVMKRIEHMIVKTICSIQPELKHYYNSAHISDYSNSMCFEVLGFDILLDYKLKPWLLEVNHSPSFATSSLVDEKVKYAVIRDTLNMLYMHSKYRHIHIQEYLNLQKFRKKYSDVLVKHKKELKEKLTLSRFRYENRNLGGYKRIYPLLELLDYENLILFVSNAWNKSIGIPYCLKRDSFEYLFEEPAKRRSRAVQKLAITDSVEAEEEDEQQQEQRQQEQRQLYWLNEVECNKYFHSDRAMANMSNCSTSC comes from the coding sequence ATGGATGCGCATCTAACGCACTACGCCCAAAGTAAATATGATGGACTTTTTGTAAAGAACAAACACTGCTATTATAAAATCCATTTAGCAAATACGCGGTATGAAATTATCAAAAGAGTGGTTGACGAATCTGAAAAATGGATTGAAGCTGATCCGGATTCTACTGACTGGGATGTCATATGGCTAGACACATCTATCTCCGACGATAGGTTCAGAAAATTGAAGAagttccaaaaaattaaccattTCATTGGAATGAAAGGAATAACAAGGAAAGATGagttatgtaaaaatttaaaaaaaatgaaaaaaaatttcccgcaaagttacaattttttcccccttacgTGGATCTTACCCAACGAAATATCTgactttaaaaattattttaaaaaggaaagtggGTCCAAGACATACATAgttaagttaaaaaattcatgtCAAGGGAAGGGcatatatttaacaaaaactTTGgataatataaacaaatacGACAGCTGCGTTATTCAAAAGTATATACATAAGCCGCTACTAATAAATGGGTTAAAGTTTGACATTCGGTTGTACGTCTTAGTGACAGGCTGTGATCCGCTGAGGATATTTTTGCACGAAGATGGCTTAGTGCGGTTTTCAATAGAAAAGTATAAGCTTCCAAAATCGAAGAATCTCAAACAGGTGAACATGCACCTAACAAATTTTTCCATTAACAAGAAGTCagataaatttgaaaattcgCCAAACCCTGATGATGCAACGATGGGACATAAGAGAAGTTGGAAGGCATTCTTACAGAAATTGAAGGAAGAAGGGTTGCCCATGGATTCAGTGATGAAACGAATTGAACATATGATTGTTAAAACGATTTGTTCTATACAACCTGAGTTGAAGCATTATTATAACTCAGCTCATATTAGTGATTACTCCAATAGTATGTGTTTTGAAGTGCTAGGGTTTGATATTTTACTAGATTATAAATTAAAGCCTTGGCTCCTTGAGGTGAACCACTCCCCTTCATTCGCGACAAGCTCCCTCGTAGATGAGAAGGTAAAGTATGCTGTCATCAGAGACACGCTGAACATGCTGTACATGCATTCCAAGTACAGACACATTCATATTCAAGAGTATCttaatttgcaaaagtttagaaaaaaatatagtgacGTTTTGGTAAAGCATAAGAAAGAGTTGAAGGAGAAGCTAACTTTGAGTCGCTTCCGTTATGAAAATAGGAACCTGGGTGGGTATAAAAGAATCTACCCCTTGCTCGAATTGCTCGATTATGAAAATCTTATCCTTTTCGTGTCCAATGCTTGGAACAAGTCAATTGGAATCCCGTACTGTCTGAAAAGGGATTCCTTTGAGTACCTGTTTGAGGAACctgcgaagaggaggagccGCGCGGTGCAGAAGTTAGCTATAACGGACAGTgtggaagcggaggaggaggacgagcAGCAAcaggagcagcggcagcaggAGCAGCGACAGCTGTACTGGCTGAACGAGGTCGAGTGCAACAAGTACTTCCACTCGGATCGGGCCATGGCAAACATGAGCAACTGCTCCACCTCCTGTTAG
- a CDS encoding hypothetical protein, conserved (encoded by transcript PVX_094690A) has protein sequence MNIKNLDDVKYRIHKIKVLNENDKKAKAVLTRAADQVMPIMKKMRFSVELLSEFLPRSPKLLGLNIATKSEIKIRMRKKRGGELFHFNDIMGTLLHELAHIVHSGHDRSFYELLDKLVLEYNQLYTFGKLENQISGGKKTGGTDFRICKGSPKLMAAQAAEMRLLNNFMNKDGEILNISLGSCLTPEQYDNLFKNRKERDDKICSISNDIIVIDPSMDSTSHENGESAETSQNTKNNFKRSNSLQGRNKDVFTLNADRVKEEEQTHVPAQDVCRKSSKIPGGSDCVHVLKVKRDCSGVKRPENENGSTASDNVGIRKGKKRKVIILD, from the exons AtgaacattaaaaatttggatgATGTAAAATACagaattcataaaattaaagtttTAAACGAAAATGATAAGAAGGCAAAGGCAGTGTTGACCCGGGCCGCCGACCAGGTGATG cCAATTATGAAGAAGATGCGCTTTTCGGTTGAGTTACTGTCCGAGTTTTTACCTCGGAGCCCAAAATTGCTAGGGCTAAACATAGCGACTAAATCTGAAATTAAG ATACgtatgaggaaaaaaaggggaggggagtTATTTCACTTCAACGACATCATGGGGACGCTGCTGCACGAGCTGGCGCACATAGTGCACAGCGGACATGACAGGTCATTTTACGAACTGTTAGACAAGCTAGTATTGGAGTATAATCAACTGTACACCTTTGGAAAACTGGAAAATCAAATcagtggagggaaaaaaacaggagGAACTGATTTCCGCATATGTAAGGGCAGCCCCAAATTAATGGCAGCACAGGCAGCTGAAATGAGGCtacttaataattttatgaataaagATGgggaaatattaaatatatccCTTGGAAGTTGCTTAACGCCAGAACAGtatgataatttatttaaaaatcgaAAAGAACGTGatgataaaatttgttcCATTTCGAATGATATCATTGTGATCGACCCGTCGATGGATTCGACTAGCCATGAAAATGGTGAAAGTGCAGAAACCTCGCagaacacaaaaaataattttaaacgATCAAATTCGTTGCAGGGAAGGAATAAAGATGTTTTCACTTTGAATGCGGATCGTgtaaaggaggaggaacagACACATGTGCCTGCGCAGGATGTGTGTAGGAAATCGTCCAAGATACCAGGAG GCAGCGACTGCGTGCACGTTTTGAAGGTCAAACGAGATTGCAGCGGTGTGAAACGTcctgaaaatgaaaatggcTCGACCGCGTCTGATAACGTGGGTATTAGGAAGggcaaaaagagaaaagttATCATTCTCGATTAG